In a genomic window of Deinococcus sp. AB2017081:
- a CDS encoding glycoside hydrolase family 36 protein, whose protein sequence is MQTHAHHWTLPADPSSLLVLTNGYQSWSESELRPLTDTPLRATLPWMIDQGHDPVFPPSGQAGVWRSHGLIALIRPDGGGWVGCALDLSRSFAHWEARAAADRVEVTCTVEGPDVDVAWEETGDVRDAVERLAGDLGAAMGARTPAPLRVWCSWYSYYRDVTFDDMLDNARLAREHHLPFDVFQLDDGFQADLGDWTEPSPHFGRHARDLPAELHALGFRAGLWIAPFLVGPGSTLFADHPEWLLHGEDGQPALFGNNWGGAYAALDTTHPDVRTWLRDLASTIRAWGYDYLKIDFLYGAALPGIRHDAQVSRAEAFRLGLQAIRDGFGDGFILGCGAPLTASIGVVDAMRTGPDVTPYWDDEARRVLLGDGAAPSARSAIHTVLARWYQHLWYQNDPDVMIARRERSLLTDDERSALLGLLDVTGGLRASSDPIAMLDDRGLDLLRASLELSTPDRPLSLTDRHGPTATQFTRGTFNLLDTVVAGQAPHSFRASAAGAVADSSGRVAAGSP, encoded by the coding sequence ATGCAGACCCACGCCCACCACTGGACTCTCCCGGCCGACCCCTCCTCCCTGCTGGTGCTGACGAACGGGTACCAGTCCTGGAGCGAGTCGGAACTCCGGCCGCTCACCGACACGCCGCTGCGCGCCACCCTGCCGTGGATGATCGACCAGGGCCACGATCCCGTGTTTCCACCGTCGGGACAGGCCGGCGTGTGGCGCAGCCATGGCCTGATCGCCCTGATCCGGCCGGACGGCGGCGGCTGGGTCGGCTGCGCCCTCGACCTCTCGCGGTCGTTTGCGCACTGGGAGGCCCGGGCGGCGGCAGACCGCGTCGAGGTGACCTGCACGGTCGAGGGGCCGGACGTGGACGTGGCGTGGGAGGAGACCGGCGACGTCCGGGACGCCGTCGAGCGGCTGGCGGGCGACCTGGGCGCCGCGATGGGGGCCCGCACCCCCGCGCCCCTGAGGGTGTGGTGCAGCTGGTACAGCTACTACCGGGACGTGACCTTCGACGACATGCTGGACAACGCCCGGCTGGCCCGCGAGCACCACCTGCCCTTCGACGTGTTCCAGCTCGACGACGGCTTCCAGGCCGACCTGGGCGACTGGACCGAACCCAGTCCCCACTTCGGCCGGCACGCCCGGGACCTGCCGGCCGAACTCCACGCCCTGGGCTTCCGGGCCGGGCTGTGGATCGCGCCGTTCCTGGTCGGCCCCGGATCGACGCTGTTTGCTGACCATCCCGAGTGGCTGCTCCACGGTGAGGACGGCCAGCCGGCGCTGTTCGGCAACAACTGGGGCGGCGCGTACGCGGCCCTCGACACCACGCATCCCGACGTGCGGACATGGTTACGCGACCTCGCGTCGACCATCCGCGCGTGGGGCTACGACTATCTCAAGATCGACTTCCTGTACGGCGCGGCCCTGCCGGGGATCCGCCACGACGCGCAGGTGTCCCGGGCAGAGGCGTTCCGCCTGGGGCTCCAGGCGATCCGGGACGGCTTCGGGGACGGGTTCATCCTGGGCTGCGGCGCTCCCCTCACCGCCAGCATCGGCGTGGTGGACGCCATGCGGACCGGGCCGGATGTCACGCCCTACTGGGACGACGAGGCCCGCCGCGTGCTGCTGGGCGACGGGGCCGCGCCGAGTGCCCGCAGCGCCATCCACACCGTGCTGGCGCGCTGGTACCAGCACCTGTGGTACCAGAACGACCCGGACGTGATGATCGCCCGGCGCGAGCGCAGCCTGCTCACCGACGACGAACGCAGCGCCCTGCTGGGCCTGCTGGACGTGACCGGTGGCCTGCGGGCGAGCAGCGATCCCATCGCCATGCTGGACGACCGGGGTCTGGACCTCCTGAGGGCCAGCCTCGAACTCAGCACCCCGGACCGCCCGCTGTCCCTCACGGATCGCCATGGCCCCACGGCCACGCAGTTCACGCGCGGCACCTTCAATCTGCTCGACACGGTGGTCGCGGGCCAGGCCCCGCACAGCTTCCGGGCGTCGGCGGCCGGCGCCGTGGCCGACTCGTCCGGACGCGTGGCCGCCGGATCGCCCTGA
- a CDS encoding LacI family DNA-binding transcriptional regulator yields MPPVTLRDVARHAGVSHQTVSNVLNGHPHVLATTRDRVLAAILALDYHPHQAAKALREARVTTLCCTFCGHDPENIDDPYRNLVQSAFIAEAQGHGYSVTTAFIGEDGDLAPLRQRFLQRQFGGTVLVGTTLTSAQLRTIQGWSLPTVLFDHALPDTVSISADYAAGMAALVQRHVATGRRHLALIIPVADPGSTSVERREAFLQACAQHGVQGRLVDGDWSYASGYRAMQALWAGDHPPDAVLGGNDRMGTGALRAAHDLGLAVPADVGISGFDDFQFAQFTTPALTTVRIPHGDMARHAVRALITVLGGGTPPSRVVPLSLTVRESA; encoded by the coding sequence ATGCCACCGGTCACGCTCAGGGACGTCGCCCGCCACGCCGGCGTGTCGCACCAGACTGTGTCCAATGTCCTCAACGGGCATCCCCACGTCCTGGCCACGACCAGGGACCGTGTCCTGGCAGCGATCCTGGCGCTCGACTACCATCCCCATCAGGCCGCCAAGGCGCTGCGCGAGGCCCGCGTCACCACGCTGTGCTGTACGTTCTGCGGGCACGATCCGGAGAACATCGACGATCCCTACCGCAACCTGGTGCAGTCCGCCTTCATCGCGGAGGCCCAGGGGCACGGGTACAGTGTCACCACCGCGTTCATCGGCGAGGACGGCGACCTGGCCCCGCTGCGTCAGCGCTTCTTGCAGCGGCAGTTCGGCGGCACTGTTCTGGTGGGCACCACACTGACCTCAGCGCAGCTCCGGACGATCCAGGGGTGGTCGCTGCCGACGGTGCTCTTCGACCATGCCCTGCCGGACACCGTGAGCATCAGCGCCGACTACGCCGCCGGGATGGCCGCGCTGGTGCAGCGCCACGTGGCGACGGGCCGCCGCCACCTCGCCCTGATCATCCCCGTGGCAGACCCCGGCAGCACGTCCGTCGAGCGCCGTGAGGCGTTCCTCCAGGCCTGTGCCCAGCACGGCGTCCAGGGCCGGCTCGTGGACGGCGACTGGTCGTACGCGTCCGGCTACCGGGCCATGCAGGCGCTGTGGGCCGGCGACCACCCGCCCGACGCCGTGCTGGGCGGCAACGACCGCATGGGCACTGGCGCGCTGCGGGCCGCGCACGACCTCGGCCTGGCCGTACCGGCGGACGTCGGCATCAGCGGCTTCGACGACTTCCAGTTCGCCCAGTTCACGACACCCGCCCTCACCACGGTGCGGATCCCGCATGGCGACATGGCGCGCCACGCGGTCCGGGCACTCATCACCGTGCTCGGCGGCGGCACGCCCCCGTCCCGGGTGGTGCCGCTGTCGCTCACCGTGCGCGAGTCGGCGTGA
- a CDS encoding 3-oxoacid CoA-transferase, with protein MKRPPVITVQDAAGMVRSGQTLLVGGFGMTGNPVHLLHALAELATRDLTYVANNVGEVGIGGGRLLRNGQLRRAVGSYFTSNREAVQAAQDGSLEVELLPQGTLAEALRAGGAGIGGFYTPAAAGTVIAQTSDTRVLNGREMVFVPALRGDVAFIRAWRADRAGNLQYRLTEQNFNRAMATAADVVIAEVEEIVEVGEIAPEHVHTPGLYVDYLVQATLTPADLGSSADVGGSGRKVDGPRLNMARRALEELMPGSVVNLGIGIPTLVADLITPEMQINLHTENGMLGVGPAPQDGGAMDYPVNAGKVPVTALPGASYFDSADSFAMIRGGHVDVAIMGGLQVDAAGNLANWAVPGKPLLGVGGAMDLASGAARLIVTMNHTDPDGTPKIVESCTLPLTARGVSDMVITDRAVFEFRDGQLTLTGLMPGSTLQEVRASTGATFVEALRE; from the coding sequence GTGAAACGGCCGCCCGTCATCACCGTTCAGGATGCGGCAGGCATGGTGCGTAGTGGGCAGACCCTGCTGGTCGGCGGCTTCGGCATGACCGGCAACCCGGTGCACCTGCTGCACGCCCTGGCCGAGCTGGCCACCCGCGACCTGACGTATGTCGCCAACAACGTCGGAGAAGTCGGCATCGGCGGGGGCCGCCTGCTGCGGAACGGGCAGCTGCGGCGGGCCGTAGGCTCGTACTTCACCTCCAACCGGGAAGCCGTGCAGGCCGCCCAGGACGGTTCGCTGGAGGTCGAGCTGCTGCCACAGGGCACCCTGGCCGAGGCGCTGCGGGCCGGGGGCGCGGGCATCGGCGGCTTCTACACGCCGGCCGCCGCCGGCACGGTGATCGCCCAGACCAGCGACACCCGCGTCCTGAACGGCCGGGAGATGGTCTTCGTGCCCGCCCTGCGCGGCGACGTGGCCTTCATCCGGGCGTGGCGGGCCGACCGGGCGGGCAACCTCCAGTACCGCCTGACCGAGCAGAACTTCAACCGGGCCATGGCGACCGCCGCTGACGTGGTCATTGCCGAGGTCGAGGAGATCGTGGAGGTCGGGGAGATCGCGCCCGAGCACGTCCACACGCCTGGCCTGTACGTGGACTACCTGGTGCAGGCGACCCTGACCCCGGCGGATCTGGGCAGCAGCGCCGATGTCGGCGGCAGCGGCCGGAAGGTGGACGGGCCCCGCCTGAACATGGCCCGGCGTGCGTTGGAGGAACTGATGCCAGGCAGCGTGGTGAACCTGGGCATCGGCATTCCGACCCTGGTGGCCGACCTGATCACGCCCGAGATGCAGATCAACCTGCACACCGAGAACGGCATGCTGGGCGTGGGCCCCGCGCCGCAGGACGGCGGCGCGATGGACTACCCCGTCAATGCCGGCAAGGTGCCCGTCACGGCCCTGCCGGGGGCCAGCTACTTCGACAGCGCCGACAGCTTCGCCATGATCCGGGGCGGGCACGTGGACGTGGCGATCATGGGCGGCCTCCAGGTGGACGCGGCAGGCAATCTCGCCAACTGGGCGGTGCCCGGCAAGCCGCTGCTGGGCGTGGGCGGCGCGATGGACCTGGCGAGCGGCGCGGCCCGGTTGATCGTCACCATGAACCACACCGATCCCGACGGCACGCCGAAGATCGTCGAGTCCTGCACCCTGCCCCTGACGGCGCGGGGCGTGTCCGACATGGTCATCACAGACCGCGCCGTGTTCGAGTTCCGGGACGGCCAGCTCACCCTGACCGGCCTGATGCCCGGCAGCACCCTGCAGGAGGTTCGGGCCAGCACCGGCGCGACATTCGTGGAGGCGCTCCGGGAGTGA
- a CDS encoding thiolase family protein, producing the protein MTRGQDLQDNDVVIISGVRSPIGTIRGALSGVRPDDLAATVIREAVARAGVPAADIEEVILGCANQAGEDNRNVARMALLLAGLPDSVAGVTVNRLCASGLAAVNMAARAIRNGDGDLYVAGGVESMTRAPLSMPKGGQGFASGNVTAYDTTLGWRFPNPAMEALFPLEAMGETAENIVQRSREGAYAGGEITREDQDAFALESQRRAVAAINAGTFREQIVPIEVRGRRGTTVFDTDEHPRMTRAGDHYEVATDAATLAGLKPAFRKGGSVTAGNASGLNDGAAALVMTSAARARALGRRPLARWVGGAAAGVEARVMGLGPIPATRKVLARTGLGVADLDLVELNEAFAAQALACIRELNLDPTRVNVNGGAIALGHPLGMSGARLVVALTHELARSGGRYGLATLCVGVGQGEAAIIERVEA; encoded by the coding sequence ATGACCCGAGGACAGGATCTGCAGGACAACGACGTGGTGATCATCTCGGGGGTGCGCTCGCCCATCGGGACGATCCGGGGGGCGCTCAGCGGCGTGCGCCCCGATGATCTGGCCGCCACGGTGATCCGCGAGGCCGTCGCCCGCGCCGGGGTGCCGGCCGCGGACATCGAGGAGGTCATCCTCGGCTGCGCCAACCAGGCCGGTGAGGACAACCGCAACGTGGCCCGCATGGCACTGCTGCTCGCGGGCCTGCCGGACAGCGTGGCGGGCGTGACGGTGAACCGCCTGTGCGCGTCCGGGCTGGCGGCCGTCAACATGGCTGCCCGCGCCATCCGGAACGGCGACGGCGACCTCTATGTGGCCGGTGGTGTCGAGAGCATGACCCGCGCCCCACTCTCCATGCCCAAGGGGGGCCAGGGCTTCGCCAGCGGCAACGTGACCGCCTACGACACCACGCTGGGCTGGCGCTTCCCGAACCCCGCCATGGAGGCGCTGTTCCCGCTGGAGGCCATGGGCGAGACCGCCGAGAACATCGTCCAGCGCAGCCGCGAGGGGGCCTACGCCGGCGGCGAGATCACCCGCGAGGATCAGGACGCCTTCGCGCTGGAGTCGCAGCGGCGGGCGGTCGCGGCCATCAACGCCGGCACCTTCCGGGAACAGATCGTGCCCATTGAGGTACGGGGCCGCCGGGGCACCACGGTCTTCGACACCGACGAACACCCCCGCATGACGCGGGCCGGCGACCACTACGAGGTCGCCACCGATGCCGCCACCCTGGCGGGCCTGAAACCGGCGTTCCGCAAGGGCGGCAGCGTCACGGCGGGCAATGCCAGCGGCCTGAACGACGGCGCGGCAGCCCTGGTCATGACCAGCGCGGCGCGGGCCCGTGCCCTGGGCCGGCGTCCGCTGGCCCGCTGGGTGGGCGGCGCGGCGGCCGGCGTGGAGGCCCGCGTGATGGGTCTCGGCCCCATTCCCGCCACCCGGAAAGTGCTCGCCCGCACCGGTCTGGGCGTGGCTGACCTCGACCTCGTGGAGCTGAACGAGGCCTTCGCCGCCCAGGCGCTGGCATGCATCCGTGAGCTGAACCTCGATCCCACGCGGGTGAACGTGAACGGCGGGGCCATCGCGCTGGGTCACCCGCTGGGCATGAGCGGGGCGCGGCTGGTCGTGGCGCTGACCCACGAACTGGCCCGCAGCGGGGGACGCTACGGTCTGGCGACCCTGTGCGTGGGCGTCGGCCAGGGCGAGGCGGCGATTATCGAGCGGGTGGAGGCGTGA
- a CDS encoding IclR family transcriptional regulator domain-containing protein: protein MTPDADPNLEYVTALARGLSVLRALNDAPQPLTLSDTAARVGLPRAAVRRSLHTLQQTGYVQFDGRTYAPTTETLHLGAAHLNRQPFAVAAQPVLRGLSAQTGESCSVAILSGAVITYVARVSTSRIVSINLQVGTQLPASCTSMGRVLLAHLDADTLERVLSSTPLTARTPLTITDPGVLRDELRRVRDQGYAVIDQELELGLRSVAVPIVAPDGRVRAALNVGANAASRSVTELRALVPTLQAAARRLSALDTVDRP from the coding sequence ATGACCCCGGACGCCGATCCCAACCTCGAATACGTGACGGCCCTGGCCCGTGGCCTGAGCGTGCTGCGTGCCCTGAACGACGCGCCGCAGCCCCTGACCCTGTCCGACACGGCGGCGCGCGTCGGGCTGCCCCGGGCCGCCGTGCGCCGCTCGCTGCACACCCTGCAGCAGACCGGCTACGTGCAGTTCGACGGCCGGACGTATGCCCCGACGACCGAGACGCTGCACCTGGGGGCGGCGCACCTGAACCGCCAGCCCTTCGCGGTGGCGGCCCAGCCGGTGCTCCGCGGGCTCAGCGCCCAGACGGGCGAGTCGTGCTCGGTCGCCATCCTGAGTGGCGCGGTCATCACGTATGTGGCCCGCGTGTCGACGTCGCGCATCGTGTCGATCAATCTCCAGGTCGGGACGCAGCTGCCGGCGTCCTGCACCTCGATGGGCCGGGTGCTGCTGGCCCATCTGGACGCGGACACCCTGGAGCGTGTGCTGTCGAGCACGCCGCTGACGGCCCGGACGCCACTCACCATCACCGATCCGGGCGTGCTCCGGGACGAGCTCCGGCGTGTGCGCGACCAGGGGTACGCCGTGATCGATCAGGAACTGGAACTCGGCCTGCGCTCGGTCGCGGTGCCGATCGTGGCCCCCGACGGCCGCGTCCGGGCCGCGCTGAATGTCGGCGCGAACGCGGCCAGCCGCAGCGTGACCGAGCTGCGGGCGCTGGTGCCGACGCTGCAGGCGGCGGCCCGGCGGCTCTCGGCGCTGGACACGGTGGACCGGCCCTGA